The sequence GTAAAGTTGACATGACTGTTCCCATGGAATTAATGTAGTTTTTATCTGGGTGCTGAGTGGAGAATCAGAGAAAAGCAACAAGAGGGAAAGAGCAATTGTCTCTAGTGAAACTGCCCTGCCCATCACAAGTCTGgcacttttcttcttcttcgTGTGCTCAATTAACGAGCTGGAGAAACGAGTCCCAGCTCCGGAGTTTCTGTTTCAGGGAATGTCCCCGAGAGGGACACACAGAGGGCAAGATTGGTTTCAGAGGTGGCATTACATGGGCTCAGAGATAATCCACAGGCTTTGAGGAGAACATGTGAAACGGTGTCACAAAAGCTTTCCCACAACTTGACATAAAAGACCCGGAGCTcaacagctgctgctctgtgctgagagAAGGGAGCCcattcagggcagcacaatagCGATGGAAAAGCAGAGCCTGGAAGAGGTCAGTGAAGCCTTACCTGGTGCACCAATAATGAGCTGCAGAGTGAGAGAGAAATgtgtccctgtgctctgggTGTGTGTGTCCACGTCAAAGGCCCTGTGtgaccacacacacacattagTGTAAAGGTGAACACACCTACACATATATTAATATGAATACAACTGGTATTTACCCGCTACAGTAAGAGCTCCACAAGACATTACTTGATGGATAAATTGCTGGCAGATGTGGTTCAAGTTTTCCAGCAGGAATCCCTGGCTGTGTTTTTATCAGACTGTCAGTTCTCCAAACTGCAGGCACTGCCTGAGCACAGGATGTGCATCAAACACAGCAACTGGCCCAGGGGAGAATAATGAAGAATCAGGAATTTGATTTCTGATAAGTTTATGAGGATATAAATCTCTTCTgcaccctcttttccttttgtttctagaccaaatgaaaataattagaGCAAATGTGTtttgaagaggaagaaagaggcAGCATGTGATACTGAACGATCCTGAAACAATTCAAAGACCCTTCTCCACACATCTTGCAGGTATTTGGAAACAGAAACATAAAGTGCTTATGACTCGTCTCAAGAGTTTTCTAAAGGGCTGCAAATGATTCTGAGGGAAGAAGGATCAAAccagaaaatgttttcaataaattaaatgtttttatttgcaGTGAGTCAAACGGGAAAGCCGTtttctgcttcccatgggcaaaGCTGGTGCTAGAGTCACCCGTGGGAGAACCGCAGTTGGCTCACTGTGGAAAGCAGGTTAGTGGATTTGAGGAATTTCTGGtcgccaggagctgctggcgtGTTGCGTGTGCCTTGTGGCTGCTGCAGCGtgtgcctgggagcagcactggcgCCGTGGGCAGCTGacctcctcctgcctcctccttcctcctcctcccgcttGTGAACCCCGCGCTGCCCCTGGAATGCTATTGATCCGCGGCATTAGTCAGCAGCCTTTCCCGTTGGAGGGCAGCTCGTTCCCAGCTCCTGACACGTAACTCTGATCCCAGCCTTTCAGGGAGCACGCACTCCCCACCTGCTCATCTGGGAGAAGGTCATTATCCGCGGGCTATTCACTGCCACTGGAGCATGCAAGAATAGCCGCTTCTCCCATTGTGCTGCCCGGGGCCCGGATTGGCCGGCGAGTGTGGGAAACGCCACCGAGCCGCAGACCCACACGCTCGCCGCCAGCTCGGACGGTATAAATACCCGCTGCAGGCAGCTTCCAGCAACACCATTCTCCTGGATTCCACTCCAAGACCTCTCTGCTCAGCACAGATGGCTCCCAGCACGGTTTTCTTGGAGCCCGACAACCTGCTGAcagcaaaggagaaaaacaaagtaaGTGCAGGCACAGCGGAGCAGTTTACACCAGCTGAGACCTTGCCTCGCTCTGTTGAGGGACAGTGGTGGGCAACAAACAGCGCTGCGGAGTGTCCTTTAATAACAGAtctcttttcctttgctttttacaGCTGAGGAAGCCGGTGGTGGAGAAAATGCGCCGGGACCGGATTAACAGCAGCATCGAGCAGCTGAaactgctcctggagaaggagttCCAGAGGCACCAGCCCAACTCCAAGCTGGAGAAAGCTGACATCCTGGAGATGACTGTCAGCTACCtgaagcagcagagccagctgcaGATGAAGAGTAAGtattgagttttctttcagtcTCCATTTTATCGGAAATCTGTAACTGTTGTATGAATCTCGAGCCATGGACAGCTGTTCTAAACTattctttcttccctctccctcttttcttcctttttctagCTGCAGGATCCTTCCATAAAAGCTCCCAGTTTGACTTCAGAGAGGGTTATTCCAGGTGTTTGCAAGAAGCTTTCTATTTCCTCTCTCTCCACAAAGTCCGGACTGAAACACAGACCAAACTTTTAAGTCACTTCCAGAAGAGCCAGTCAGCAGCTCCAGAGGTCTCCTTCTCCCCTGGGAATGCCACTGCCCTGAAACAAGTTTCTCCAAAGGACAGCAGCCCTCTCTGGAGGCCCTGGTAGTCGGGGGAGTCCTCACTGCACAGACCTGTGACAGTCCAGAGGAAGGATCTGACTGCATCTGATAGTCCAGCTCTGATCCTCTCTCCTGTAGGGGATTTTATTTCCCCCTGTGTTTTATTTATGTATGAGAGAATGCCATGCTTTTGACTTTTTTGGGATCCTCTGGCAAAAGCTCAGGTGTTCTGTTTAGTATTGGAGCCATGTAGGCACTGGTGCAGTGCTGCCCGGGCAGGGGCAACGTCTTCAGAATGAAGGAGGGTGTTTGTAAATGTTACAGTTGTGCTGGACAGGAATTGCTGTAGGAGATTTTCTCTAATATTCCCAGTAAGAGCCATCAGCTTTGCTCTGGCTTGACTGACAACTCTTGGCTCAGTCACTCTGGAGGATAAATTTATTCCCTTTGGTTCATGCACACTTGGTTAAAGTAATTTCTCTCTGCTTATCAGTTGTGCAGCATCAGAAATagatttggttttggtttggatttCTCCCCCATGACCCTTTCATAGTCCTGTATATACAGTGTGAGGGATGACCAGGAGTTAGGAAACTATGTGGAATATTTCTACTATTTGATGCTTTTTTCAATTTAGAAAAAGAGTATGTTATTGCTTTATGTTAAAGAAAAGTAGTAGGTAACAGGCTTGATTTGTCAATGTTATACATTTTGGGTGTAAGCTATGCTTTTTTAGCATTTTCAttataataatgatttttatcTGTATTGAGTGGTTGAATTCCTGGTGGATGGTGTTTCTCCCAGTGTTGGGACTGCCCTATGGCTCACCTGCATACTGTGTATGCATCTCTGTGtgtagagagcaataaaatgcatttgtgtGCAACTTCTGTGTGGATCTCTCCATCTGAAGGATGTGCAGCCCTGAGAAAGGTTAACGTAGTTCTGAAGAAATGGGTTTTTTGTAAAACTCGAGGAACTGCCATTCATGTTTACTCTGTATATTCTTGTGAATGCCACCATGTGAGTCACCCCAAACCTCAAGGAGTGCTCCTGTCACACAGATTCCAGCAGAATCCTACTGAGCATTTCCTCAGTCACTGCGCCTCCTGTCCCAAAACCCCTCACCTAAGAAGCAATGTCCTGCACCTGCCCAGAACCTGGGTCCTATTTACACACCATCTGTCCACAAACTTAGTCCACTAAGCCTAGTTTTGAGGGGTGGGTTTGTGCCAGATTTAGAGAGGGTCCTACCAGGATTTGAGGCACTGGTTGGTTTTTATGAGGATTTGAGGGCTTGGTTTGACAGGTTTTGAGGGGTGAGCTTATCCCAGGTTTACAGGCGTTTGTACCAGGATTTGAGGGCTTGGTTTGACAGGTTTTGAGGGGTGGGTTTGTGCTAGGTTGAGAGGGATTTTTACCAGGATTTGAGGACTTGATTTGCCAGGCTTTGAGGTGTGGGTTTGTGCCAGGTTTGGAGGGGTTGGCTTGCTGGGATTCTTGGGGTTTGTCAGGTTTTGAGGGGGTTGCCACAATGTAAGGGGTTTGTCAGGCTTTGAGGGGTTTGCCGTAATTTGAGGGTTTTGTCAGGCTTTGAAGAGTTTGTCAGGTTTTGAGGGGTTTGACAATTTGAGAGTTCGTCATGCTTTGAAGGATTTGTCAGGTTTTGAGAGGCTTGTCACAGTTTGAGGGGTTTGTCACAATTTGAGGGGTTTGTCAGCCTTTGAGGGGCTGCTTTGGCACAATTTGAGGTATCTTACTGATTTTGGGCGTAACTCTCTCCCTGCCAaagccttccctgctctgcctggccgGGAGGGTGGGAAGCACTGAGGGGATCCGAGCCGCACACCCCGGCGGCTTCAATCCCCTTCTCGTCCCCTTCCTCCATGCCTTCTTTCGCTTTCTCTTTGGTGTCCTGCGGGGACCCCTGCCGGGGCACCGTGAGGATGGCGAGTGGGGAGACCAGGGACTGTGAGGGACCCGCCTGAAGGGCCGTGAGGGACCTGCCTTGGTGGCCATGAGGGACCCGCTTCAGGGGCCATGAGGGACCTGCCTCAGTGGCCATGAGGGACCTGCTTTGGTGGACATGAGGGAGCTGCCTCGGTGGCCATGAGGGAACCGCCTCAGTGGCCATGAGGGAACTGCTTAAGGTCCATGAGGGACCCACCTCGGTGGCCATGAGGGACCCACCTTGGTGGTCATGAGGGACCCACCTTGGTGGTCGTGAGGGAACCGCTTCAGGGGCCATAAGGGACCTGCCTTGGTGGTCGTGACAGAACTGCCTCAGTGGCTATGAGGGAACCGCTTCAGGGGCTGTGAGAGTCCTGCCTCGGTGGACATGAGTGACCTGCTTTGGTGGACATGAGGGAGCTGCCTCGGTGGCCATGAGGGAACTGCCTTGGTGGTGATGAGGGAACCCCTTAAGGTCCATGACGGACCTGCCTCGGTGGCCATGACGGACCCACCTCAGTGGTCATGAGGGAACCACTTAAGGTCCATGACGGACCCACCTCGGTGGCCATGAGTGACCTGCCTCGGTGGCCATGAGGGAACCACTTGAGTGGCCATGAGGGACCCACCCTGGTGGCCATGAGGGACCCGCCTCAGTGGTCGTGAGGGAACTGCCTCAGTGGCCGTGAGGGAACCACCTGAGTGGCCATGAGGGACCTGCCTCACAGACCATGGGGAAACAAGCCATGAGGGGAAACCACCTCAggggctgtgaggagctggCTCAGGGACCCGGTTCTTGCGCTGTAACCCGGTCCTTGTGTTGCCCAAGGTCCTCGCCCTGGTGTTGTTCACGCTGTTGGAGCGCTGGCTGCGCCCTGTGGGCACCGAGTGTGATGCGGTCAAGGacactttttgctttttccctgtgtgaaagggagaagtgtgtgagctgctgcctgaGGTGAAGGGTGTCTGAAGGAAACACTGAGTTGCAAAGATCTGCTGAACTGCCCTTAGCCAGAGGCGCAGAGAGAAATCCTGTGCGCTTCTCCCTTCTAGGCACAAAACCCAAGGACAGCATGTGTGAAATTTGTCCTCTTGGCATCTCCACGACAGCTTGCATGTCTGAGACCTGCACCCCACTAcccagggaagcagctcagATTCCTTTTGGGTGAATGAGTGTGTTGGATCTGCATTTTGGTGTCTTCCAAACAGCAGCATCCTCTTCCCAGTAAGGCTCTGAGTGTGGAATCCTTTACTCTTGGGAACAGCTAAACTCCTCTCTTTATAAGCTCATTGACATTACAGATTTAGCCTTCAGCTTCTCATCCAAACTTGTCACTGCATAGGAGGCTCTTGGGGTGGCTCCAGCTGAGCTGGATCTGGAGCCATAGAGAGCAGCACACTCCTGGTACCTGGGTTTCAGGTAACACATCCCTTACTCAAGTAGTAAGGGACACATCCACTCTAGGAGTGGAACAGCTGGCAGTTTGCTTCTGAGGAGAATAATTTTGCACTTACAAGCATTAAAGCAAAGAGGTAAGAGCCAGCACTCACTTGGATTACCCACTAAGAGTCAGGATGACCTTTCGGAGATGTGATGTGGAGAACAGGGCAGCAGTTCCACTGGTAGGTTGTAACAtcacaattttttattttctcacatAACACCTAAGGACCAGAACatttccccagctctgcctctgacAACGATCATGGAAATCCTTGTCTCTGTGGTTCTGCTGGATGGTGCAGCTGCCCTCACAAATATCTGGCAAAGGAGAAAAGGTTATGTGCCCCAAAGTATGAAGAACATGACTATAAAGGGGTAGTTTCATGATAACATCCTGAAGAATGATCTTAACTCTTCAGCTGAAAATTCCCCTCACTGCTTGTTGGTGGgattgtttcctttcctttgcagcagtgcaggaataAACGATATCTCTCTTTTTGGGTAATACATTAAAATTTGGTTTGAGAGTGACCCAACAGTGGTTCTTGCTCTTAAGAGAGAAGTAGAAGCCTGGTTGTTAGAGTGGAAAGAGTAGGATTTGCTGATAAAACCTGATAAAAGTTCATactctgtgttttcctttgacGTGTCATAAAGCATGAACAGCACAGGGAGGTTTTGATGTTAACGAGGAGAAAGGGATCAAACAACTGCTCCTGTGCAGGAAGTTGGTGCCGACCCCAAAGAAACCAGGCCTGAATTGGACATTGTTTGAACTGTGACACACAATGGGGATGGTTAAAAAACCAAAGCACAACCaacccccccttttttttttttttttttgtttccctaaATCATCATGAAGAGAAAGGCAGcttgaaaatgaaaaggagGGTTTGCAAAGGAGTTAATGAAATAGCCCAGTGGCATCTTATGAAGCATCAAAGTCTGTGCTAGCTGAGTGATCAAGGCACTGGGAGTGTCATGAGGGGCTGGAAACTCTTCTTTTTTACATCCCCTTCAGGACCAGTGGGCTGTGTGGAATGCCTGGacttttcttcttcccccaTGGACAGTTGACACTTGGTATGCATTAAttattctgctgctgcttgttgGTGGGAAAAAACTGGCtttttccccccccattttAAACATTCTGCATAATACACAATGTGGTTTCCAAATGCATTTTTTGTACAGATTTTTCAGTCTTTAGGAGAAAAGAAGGTATTGCTGGGAAAAGGAATTGTACACAGAATTCCAtgtaaagcaaattaaaaaaaaaaattccattgtgCCAAGCAAACCATGCGGCTTTTACTAAAGAAAGTTAATATCCTCTGTGTCCATTGTGtctaaaaataaagttttttttactgaaaaagcACATTCTCTTTGTGGAAGAAGTTTCCTGGTacctgcagaagagaaaactCTGCATTATGTGGCTGTTGGCTTTACCTTAAGGAAAAGGATTAAAGGATTACTCTGGAAGAGCATCCCTGGGAATGTTTTTAAGTAAGGATTTGGTGAGGATGGGAATGCTTTAGTTATTGGAATTGTCTATAAAATGAGATATGGAAGAATCTGGAGAGGCACAGAGAGGGCcctggatgggtgtgctgggaCATCTGGGAGGTGACATCCACATGACCATGAGgaatggaaaaaatgggaaatgttgGGTTTTGCTTAAAGAAATTATGAtagacaacttttttttttttttttttttttttttttttttttttttctttttactgatttttaattttttggtagCTGGTTAATGTTTCACTGGGGAGGTTGGAAGTTTTCCAACACTTCCCAGCTGTGGAAATTGCTAATTGTTAACCACTGCTCATCCCTTCGCAACAGTCAGGAGGGGTCATTGCAATTGTTTAGTGAAAAATTTGCAAGATAAAACCAAACCCCCAAATGGAGAAAATTCAGAGAACAGTGACAAGGCTCATTCAGCCATCTCTGTGCTAAAACAATTTTCTGGTAAGTTCtgttttggacttttttttaatctgctgaTGACTTATTGTTGTTGAAGGCAACTGAAACTTGAGGTTTTCAGTTTTACTGTTTTACTGGGGTGAACTTTTAAATAAACAACAGTGAAAGCAGCTCTTAAGGAGGGAAAGTAGTCAGATATTACTGCTGTTCAGTAAATGTTGCAACTAGGAGGAGggatttattaatttttaggCAGCAGATTGTCCAAAGGTGTTTTTGTAAAGAAATACCTGTCCTCCAGCCCCATAATTATGACTTCAGTGAGTTCACTTCCAGAGGGAAGCTGCTGTAGGTGAGCTGggagctctgcacagccagGAAGAGAGGTGCAGCATCAACTGGGATCAGCAATCTATCaactaaaaatgaatttttttgcAGGTTTTCATGCACCAACTGTGGTTTGATGGAGTCTGAAAGCTGCTCCAGTTGGATGTGAATTTTGGTCTTTTCGGAGCTGGAGCAGGATTTGTCACCAGGTGGCAGCATGGGAGAAGGAAAGGCTTTGGATTCCTCCTTGGAAACATCAGgatattctttcttttcctgagtATGTAATACAGCTTCTCCGGGGCTTCATTCTCTACAGAGTCTAAAGTGCAGCAAAACCCCTCTGGGTACAGAGCTTCCCACAGGGCTGATGCATTTTATCACTGTGGAAAGGAAACCCAGTGGTCTGTAGGAATTCAGGGCCATTCCCTGGGGATTTGGAGCCTGTCTCTCATCTCCAGTTTGTgtgtggtcacagcaccagggTCGGGGGGCTGTAAGGAGAGGTTGGATCTCGTGCCCTTGGCACTGACACAAACTGGCAGCTGGGAAGTGTTCTACATGTGGGAGATGGGATAAACTTGCTTGAAAAAATTGAGTAACTTCCATGTGCTCTGCTGGTCACCTGGAATTAACCCTCCAGGCACATTTGAGTTATCCCTTTAACACCTGCATGTGCCAGAACCTTTAATGGCCCATCTCCAGGGCTCAGTGATTTTGCAGAGTCACACAGGCAGTTACTGCCTTGCTGTCAAGTGACTCCTGTgctagaaagaaaaacatttgctggAATATTCAAAACTCACTATTAAATACTGGAAGTTTAAGATATTCTCATTATAGTAGGATGCTTACCCAGGAAATCCCCCCATACCTCTCCATAGGGAAATCCTTGCTCAATTCACcactgtgattttaaaaa comes from Lonchura striata isolate bLonStr1 chromosome 24, bLonStr1.mat, whole genome shotgun sequence and encodes:
- the LOC110470357 gene encoding transcription factor HES-5; protein product: MAPSTVFLEPDNLLTAKEKNKLRKPVVEKMRRDRINSSIEQLKLLLEKEFQRHQPNSKLEKADILEMTVSYLKQQSQLQMKTAGSFHKSSQFDFREGYSRCLQEAFYFLSLHKVRTETQTKLLSHFQKSQSAAPEVSFSPGNATALKQVSPKDSSPLWRPW